In the genome of Fervidobacterium nodosum Rt17-B1, the window ATATATTTGTGTTTAACAAGTCAAATTAACAAACCAAAACAGCAAGGTGCAGTTTTTTCTATTGAAAATATTCCAGAAAATTTGCAATATATTACTACAATTGTCGTATAATATAATTAAATCAATATATCAAAACAATGGAGGTATTTTTATGTGCGATACAATGGTTGCATTACGCAGCGCAACAGCTGATAATTCTGTAATTTTCGCTAAAAATAGCGATAGGGAACCTGACGAACCTCATGTGGGAATATTTGTTAAAAGAAAAAAACATACGGAGAAAAAGGTAAAATGCACTTATATAGAAATAGAACAAGTGCCTGAAACATACTCATGTATGTTATTTAAACCATCTTGGATTTGGGGAGCAGAAATGGGGGTTAACGAATACGGAGTTGTAATAGGTAATGAAGCGGTATTTACCAAGTTAATCTCAAAAGAAGAATCTTTGATAGGAATGGATTATGTAAGATTGGCTCTTGAAAGATCAAAAAATGCAAAAGAAGCAGTTGAGGTTATAATAAACCTCATTATTTGGAAAATTTTAGATTTAGTAATTTTTAAAAAATCTATTCGGAATAAAAGATTTAATAATACCTCTGAAGTATATGAATCATCTGAATTAACATTTGGAAGCTACAATAACTATTAAGCAAAGGATGGTGACTATGGATAAGAAAGAAGCCTTGGAACATCTAAGAAACAAATTTGGATTTAATAATTTTAAGGAAAATCAATGGGAGATAATTCAAAGGATACTAAATGGTGAAAAGATATTACTAATAGCAAGAACAGGCTTCGGAAAATCTTTATGTTATCAATTCCCTGCAACAGTATTTGATGGTATCACATTAGTGTTCTCTCCACTAATAGCGCTCATGAGAGATCAAGTAAAGTTCTTAAGGAAAAAAGGTATACCCGCAGCAAGTATAAACAGCAATCATTCAGATGATAATGAAGAAAA includes:
- a CDS encoding carcinine hydrolase/isopenicillin-N N-acyltransferase family protein; protein product: MCDTMVALRSATADNSVIFAKNSDREPDEPHVGIFVKRKKHTEKKVKCTYIEIEQVPETYSCMLFKPSWIWGAEMGVNEYGVVIGNEAVFTKLISKEESLIGMDYVRLALERSKNAKEAVEVIINLIIWKILDLVIFKKSIRNKRFNNTSEVYESSELTFGSYNNY